Proteins encoded within one genomic window of Alteribacter populi:
- a CDS encoding permease prefix domain 1-containing protein, producing MGNSKRYDDRKVKRYIDNLFTDIGESQQLFDLKEELTTNMKEKITDYKSRGMEEDQAFKEAVVSMGDLSGLVDDMRKVGQDKAKQSVYAAMSNRISTAGIVVGSLLILFGILTTAMLFFMDLPSESVVGSAVFVVPGGALITYSGLTRETQKKYGMNKIRAGLYAISVALLLFAAFVGAISGFATNEVFIAVSSSMLFLLVGVGLFLALIFTGSDRRKK from the coding sequence ATGGGGAATAGTAAAAGATATGATGACCGTAAAGTGAAACGATATATTGATAACTTATTTACGGATATAGGAGAAAGCCAGCAGCTTTTTGATTTAAAAGAAGAGCTCACTACAAACATGAAAGAAAAAATTACAGATTACAAATCACGTGGGATGGAAGAAGATCAGGCGTTTAAGGAAGCTGTGGTTTCCATGGGTGATTTAAGCGGGTTAGTCGATGATATGAGGAAAGTAGGCCAGGATAAGGCGAAGCAGTCCGTGTATGCTGCGATGTCAAACCGGATCTCAACAGCCGGAATTGTTGTCGGCTCGCTATTGATCTTATTTGGAATATTAACGACCGCCATGTTGTTTTTCATGGATCTCCCTTCAGAAAGTGTAGTAGGTTCTGCTGTTTTCGTCGTTCCTGGTGGTGCGTTGATCACTTATTCTGGACTGACAAGGGAAACACAGAAAAAATACGGGATGAACAAAATACGCGCGGGGCTTTATGCTATATCGGTCGCTCTTCTATTATTTGCAGCATTTGTCGGAGCTATCTCAGGATTTGCTACGAATGAAGTCTTTATTGCCGTAAGTTCATCAATGCTTTTCTTATTAGTTGGTGTTGGATTATTTTTAGCACTGATCTTTACTGGAAGCGATCGTAGAAAAAAATAA
- a CDS encoding PadR family transcriptional regulator → MSGTISTDLIRGNTVSIILNILRQGDSYGYEIYKTIIELSNNQYELKEATLYTAFRRLEKEGYILSYWGDETQGGRRKYYRITREGEKRYEQNREEWMFAKEILDKLIKGEIKDGE, encoded by the coding sequence GTGAGTGGAACAATATCAACGGACCTTATTCGAGGCAATACGGTGTCGATTATTTTAAATATTCTTCGGCAAGGTGATAGCTACGGCTACGAGATCTACAAAACGATTATCGAGTTAAGTAATAATCAGTATGAACTAAAGGAAGCGACTTTATATACAGCGTTTCGCCGTTTAGAGAAAGAAGGCTATATTCTTTCCTATTGGGGAGATGAAACGCAAGGAGGAAGACGTAAATATTATCGGATAACCCGGGAAGGCGAGAAACGTTACGAGCAAAATAGAGAAGAGTGGATGTTCGCTAAGGAAATATTAGACAAATTGATCAAAGGAGAGATCAAAGATGGGGAATAG
- a CDS encoding zinc-binding dehydrogenase, with translation MKAVIHEKIKGFNGLSFSDMKVTEPESEQVRIKVKAAGLNHRDLFVLDRHKETDPPFIIGSDGAGVIDSIGENVSNVKIGDEVMINPGLHWPNTSDAPPQGFEVLGFPSDGTFAEYVIVPADSVETKPDYLTWEEAGVLSLAALTAYRALFTRGEVQPGMKVFIPGIGSGVATFLLQFAKAAGATVYVSSRSEEKRTKALELGAEKAIDSHGDWEQELGGAKMDLVIECVGAATFNKSLDTLRRGGTIVTFGSSTGDMIDFDLRKFFYGQLNLLGSTMGSSEEYKEMLSFIKTHEIRPVLDEVFPLEQYEEAFNKLEKANQLGKVGFAISK, from the coding sequence ATGAAAGCAGTAATCCATGAAAAGATAAAAGGGTTTAATGGGCTATCCTTTTCAGATATGAAGGTGACAGAGCCAGAATCCGAACAAGTGCGTATCAAGGTAAAGGCAGCTGGTCTTAATCACCGGGACTTGTTCGTTCTTGATCGTCACAAAGAAACGGATCCACCGTTTATAATCGGATCTGACGGTGCTGGCGTCATTGATTCAATAGGAGAAAATGTGTCTAATGTAAAAATCGGCGATGAAGTGATGATTAATCCAGGATTACACTGGCCCAACACCAGTGATGCTCCGCCGCAAGGGTTTGAAGTACTCGGCTTCCCCAGTGACGGAACTTTTGCAGAGTATGTGATCGTACCAGCGGACAGTGTCGAAACTAAGCCGGATTATTTAACTTGGGAAGAAGCTGGTGTACTCTCGTTAGCTGCACTAACTGCTTATCGCGCTTTGTTTACAAGAGGCGAGGTTCAACCAGGTATGAAGGTTTTTATTCCGGGAATCGGCAGTGGTGTTGCAACATTTCTCTTACAATTTGCCAAAGCTGCTGGAGCTACTGTATATGTATCGTCGCGTTCAGAAGAAAAACGAACAAAAGCGCTTGAATTAGGCGCTGAAAAAGCTATTGACAGTCACGGAGATTGGGAGCAAGAGCTTGGTGGAGCAAAAATGGATCTCGTCATTGAATGTGTCGGAGCAGCAACGTTTAATAAATCGCTTGATACGTTGCGGCGTGGTGGAACGATTGTTACATTTGGCTCATCTACAGGTGATATGATTGATTTTGATTTGAGGAAGTTTTTCTACGGGCAGCTTAACCTGCTCGGCTCTACGATGGGGAGTTCGGAGGAGTATAAAGAAATGCTTTCATTTATTAAGACACATGAAATTAGACCGGTGTTGGATGAGGTATTTCCTCTTGAGCAATACGAAGAAGCATTCAATAAGCTGGAAAAAGCGAATCAGCTTGGGAAGGTTGGTTTTGCGATAAGTAAATAA
- a CDS encoding Xaa-Pro dipeptidyl-peptidase, whose amino-acid sequence MKNKFILVTFSFLLFLSLFSVPSFSDASDELQLNGTILETATESTYIEIEDGVTQPIYSTEDAIVEELLVETSVDSDDSGELDLVSIQVMRPNTEEGIEVPVIFEMSPYRAGLDWSVPFFDVDVELNPVPHPGKGRGRGPNAEPATLGNLGNYYVPRGYAVILGESIGSGKSTGCATTGDYQEILGTKAVIDWLNGEARAFNSDGEEVSADWTTGNVGMVGASYNGTLPNGLATTGVEGLKTIVPIVAISSWYDYFRANGAVVAPGGYQGEDASVLAGFVTTRDDAEVCKDVLDQLVIDEDRVTGDYNEFWDDRNYLNDVKNIEASVLLAHGLNDWNVKTKQFAQWWEALEQHNVDRKLWLHQGGHGAPGGGWQQEQHRWFDYWLYGLENGMMDEDMVNIQREDRSWVEQENWPHVDTETTKLYLEAAGDGTGSLESRPVPNDPHHSQELIDDPQTRANDLVADPDSDHPNRLVYQTDVLAEDTHMSGTPEVSIRASIDEPVANLTALLVEYDESGNANIITRGWMDPQNIHSDERSISIVPDRDYTFEWDMQPHDYVFEAGNRIGVVLIASDYDYTLRPSGGTEISVVPTRSKVMLPIVGGKSAFQD is encoded by the coding sequence ATGAAAAATAAGTTTATTCTAGTTACATTTAGTTTCCTTTTGTTTCTTTCGCTTTTTTCAGTTCCTTCCTTTTCCGATGCATCGGACGAATTGCAATTAAATGGGACAATTCTAGAAACAGCCACAGAGTCTACCTACATAGAGATTGAGGACGGTGTAACGCAACCTATTTATTCCACTGAAGATGCTATCGTTGAGGAGCTTTTAGTAGAAACGTCGGTTGATAGTGATGATTCTGGTGAACTAGATCTTGTTTCGATTCAGGTGATGCGACCTAATACGGAGGAAGGAATCGAAGTACCCGTCATTTTTGAAATGAGCCCTTATCGTGCTGGGTTAGACTGGTCGGTTCCTTTCTTTGACGTCGATGTAGAGCTCAACCCTGTGCCTCATCCTGGAAAAGGCAGAGGACGCGGTCCGAATGCTGAGCCCGCCACTCTTGGTAATTTAGGAAACTACTATGTTCCACGCGGGTATGCAGTTATTTTAGGAGAAAGCATTGGTAGTGGAAAGTCAACTGGTTGTGCTACGACGGGTGACTACCAAGAGATTCTCGGAACAAAAGCCGTTATTGACTGGCTGAATGGCGAAGCACGAGCATTTAACTCAGATGGTGAAGAAGTCTCAGCTGATTGGACAACAGGAAACGTCGGAATGGTCGGGGCATCGTATAACGGAACATTGCCAAACGGTCTTGCAACTACTGGTGTTGAAGGTTTAAAGACGATTGTACCGATCGTTGCGATCAGCAGCTGGTATGACTACTTCAGAGCAAACGGTGCCGTTGTTGCGCCTGGCGGTTATCAAGGTGAGGACGCGAGCGTTTTAGCTGGGTTCGTAACGACGCGTGATGATGCTGAAGTTTGTAAAGACGTTCTTGATCAACTCGTGATCGATGAAGACCGTGTAACAGGTGATTATAATGAATTTTGGGACGACCGTAACTATCTAAACGATGTAAAAAATATTGAAGCGAGTGTCCTTCTTGCGCATGGGCTTAACGATTGGAATGTAAAAACAAAGCAATTTGCCCAGTGGTGGGAAGCTTTAGAGCAGCACAATGTTGATCGCAAGCTTTGGCTGCATCAAGGTGGACACGGAGCACCAGGTGGCGGCTGGCAACAAGAACAGCATCGCTGGTTTGACTACTGGTTATATGGTTTAGAAAACGGAATGATGGATGAAGATATGGTCAACATTCAACGTGAAGATCGCTCTTGGGTAGAACAAGAAAACTGGCCGCATGTCGATACAGAGACGACGAAGCTTTATTTAGAGGCTGCTGGTGATGGAACAGGCTCCCTTGAAAGTCGACCGGTTCCGAATGATCCGCACCACTCACAGGAGCTCATTGATGATCCACAAACGCGTGCCAATGATCTTGTAGCAGATCCTGATAGTGACCATCCTAATCGCTTAGTTTATCAAACTGATGTGCTGGCAGAAGATACTCATATGAGCGGAACACCGGAAGTCAGTATCCGGGCTAGCATTGATGAGCCGGTTGCAAACTTAACGGCATTACTTGTTGAGTACGACGAATCTGGTAATGCAAACATTATTACCCGCGGCTGGATGGATCCACAAAACATTCATTCAGATGAACGCTCAATTAGTATCGTTCCAGATCGAGATTATACATTTGAATGGGACATGCAGCCTCATGATTATGTATTCGAAGCCGGAAATCGAATCGGCGTTGTCTTAATCGCAAGTGATTATGATTACACGTTGCGTCCTTCAGGAGGAACGGAAATTTCGGTTGTTCCTACGAGAAGTAAAGTAATGCTTCCGATTGTTGGAGGGAAGAGTGCTTTTCAAGATTAA
- a CDS encoding NADPH-dependent FMN reductase encodes MKKVIGFAGSLRKESLNKKVLDQVKSQSEGVFEFEIVVLSDIPLFNADDEEGGDPLAVQAFKEKIIEADGVFIVTPEYSHGIPGVLKNALDWAGSMTNRNALNGKPAAVIGASPSILGTAFAQVQVKQTLTACGAHVLNQPEVYIGSAHKLFDNEGKISDESTLDILDECLEAFQQWIERLKKE; translated from the coding sequence ATGAAAAAAGTGATTGGATTTGCCGGAAGCTTGCGTAAAGAATCTTTAAATAAAAAAGTACTTGACCAGGTGAAAAGTCAGAGTGAGGGTGTCTTTGAATTTGAAATCGTGGTGCTAAGTGACATTCCACTTTTTAATGCAGATGACGAAGAAGGTGGCGATCCACTAGCAGTCCAAGCGTTTAAAGAGAAAATTATTGAAGCTGATGGGGTTTTTATCGTCACACCTGAGTATAGTCACGGCATACCCGGAGTATTAAAGAATGCGCTTGATTGGGCTGGAAGCATGACCAATAGAAATGCTTTAAACGGAAAACCAGCAGCTGTCATTGGCGCGTCCCCGAGCATTCTCGGAACCGCATTTGCCCAAGTACAAGTAAAGCAGACCCTTACTGCATGCGGTGCTCACGTCCTTAACCAACCAGAAGTTTATATCGGAAGCGCCCACAAGCTATTCGATAACGAAGGGAAGATCAGCGATGAAAGTACGCTTGACATCCTAGATGAGTGTCTTGAAGCTTTCCAGCAATGGATCGAGAGGCTTAAGAAAGAATAG
- a CDS encoding MFS transporter → MENKTTTQPNIDPKLRSRLILLLCTILVFTVMNGTMFNVAIPDIAEHFELMPSQVSWVMTGYILVFSIGSLMYGKLADIYPIKNILTIGIILFASGATLGLFAPNYPTLLIARIIQAMGGATIPALAFIIPARFIPGERGKVFGIISSTVAFASGVGPIAGGIIGGILSWRFLFLISMASVIAIPFLRKWIPDEEKREGVVDFLGAFFVAATVAGLLIFITTGQWWAIILFFVSLGLFIWRTITYAHPFIQPSLLKNKQYSATVLTSFLGTSVLFGMIFIIPIMMRDLHGINTLAIGLVLFPGAMAAGLIGRAGGRLIDSKGSVPIVKLALVLVAVGTLLISTFSGYHPALIAGCLLVTYLGFPLIQSSTANLLSTVIPGKQTGVGIGLFNLLNFMSAAIGSAIYGRILDMESTSFLLNPLSQRGDNIIYANLFLSLTIIATLALILFTKTIDEKQARPSSS, encoded by the coding sequence ATGGAAAATAAAACAACAACGCAACCTAATATTGATCCTAAACTTCGATCAAGACTTATTTTGCTATTGTGTACAATTCTAGTTTTTACCGTAATGAATGGGACGATGTTTAATGTCGCCATTCCCGATATTGCTGAACACTTCGAACTTATGCCTTCCCAAGTTAGCTGGGTTATGACCGGTTATATTCTCGTTTTCTCGATCGGTTCGTTAATGTATGGAAAACTTGCAGATATCTATCCGATCAAAAACATTTTAACAATTGGAATCATTCTATTTGCTAGTGGCGCAACCCTTGGTCTCTTTGCGCCAAACTACCCTACTCTTCTCATTGCAAGAATCATTCAAGCAATGGGAGGCGCTACAATTCCTGCACTCGCATTTATTATTCCAGCTCGTTTTATACCTGGTGAAAGAGGAAAGGTCTTTGGCATCATCTCTTCTACTGTCGCATTCGCTTCCGGTGTGGGCCCGATTGCGGGTGGAATCATCGGGGGTATATTAAGCTGGCGGTTCCTATTCTTAATCTCAATGGCTTCAGTGATTGCGATTCCGTTTTTAAGAAAATGGATTCCTGATGAAGAAAAACGAGAAGGCGTCGTTGACTTTCTTGGCGCATTTTTTGTTGCTGCTACTGTTGCAGGCTTACTCATTTTCATAACAACCGGGCAGTGGTGGGCGATTATTTTGTTTTTCGTGTCGCTCGGACTATTCATTTGGCGGACTATCACTTATGCACATCCGTTTATCCAACCATCATTACTCAAAAACAAACAGTATTCGGCTACTGTACTAACGAGCTTTCTCGGTACGAGTGTTTTGTTTGGGATGATCTTTATCATTCCGATTATGATGCGTGATTTACATGGAATAAATACCCTCGCAATCGGTCTCGTTCTTTTTCCTGGTGCGATGGCTGCAGGGCTGATTGGTCGAGCTGGTGGCCGACTAATTGACAGTAAAGGAAGCGTGCCGATTGTAAAATTAGCCTTAGTATTAGTGGCAGTAGGAACTCTATTAATCTCAACTTTTTCCGGGTACCACCCTGCGCTCATTGCAGGCTGTTTATTGGTCACTTATTTAGGATTCCCGCTTATCCAAAGCTCCACGGCCAACCTGCTTTCCACTGTTATTCCCGGAAAGCAAACCGGTGTCGGAATCGGCCTTTTCAATTTGTTAAATTTCATGTCAGCAGCGATCGGCAGTGCGATTTATGGTAGAATCTTAGATATGGAATCAACGAGCTTTTTGCTGAACCCTCTTTCACAAAGAGGCGACAATATTATTTACGCTAATCTTTTCTTATCCTTAACGATTATTGCAACTCTGGCACTTATTCTCTTCACAAAAACGATTGATGAAAAACAAGCTCGACCTTCTTCTTCTTAA
- a CDS encoding UvrD-helicase domain-containing protein — MQRALHKHTTYELPSLERGALHSLYQKSKKGELLCPYCREPVQLHVNLHVPPSFVHRKPKQECEEADEQALHSSAEKPTMKEEETPLQNQVGAFSLPVKKTITSSTRPETKKQACWKPSHYFANSLPFHATTKTVNSRSESKDPVLLKIEQKGTPLNPHQQEAVTTLDGPLLLLAGAGSGKTRVLTSRAAYLLKTKHVKPENMMLVTFTQKAAAEMKDRLETQFGLERRTIQRLVSGTFHSLFYKMLMHHSPDLWKPDQLLKHQWQKEKIIFFALRELSIDERDFAIDGALSTISAWKNDGKNPKNVETADHWEKQVKDIFRIYEQEKAAAGMFDFDDMLLGCYTMLTENPNLLAKYQQRFSHFMIDEFQDINRVQYDIMKLLVTPQNNLCVVGDDDQSIYRFRGSNPIYILTFKDTFPNARVIHLENNYRSEQNIVELANGLIAQNEDRYEKKMAATIENTSSPTLLFPYDEEEEAIYIVENIKKQLKMSSKPEDILILYRTHVQSRAIFERLLESGLPFSMEQGSDSFYNRSVVRKALSYLRLSLNGDDTEAMQDWLRVMFLKQSILLELKRASIMFDETILEATKRSQESMTSFQRKKLLNTLPHFKKLKELSPREALLIAHEKMGLADYIKKNGKEGNKMDRGSDDFQELLSIASHYSTVTEFLSHVDHIRAKVKVQQKENQQKGIQLMTIHRAKGLEFPTVYILGCNEGTLPHEHTLEKLREGDESYLEEERRLMYVSVTRAKRELFLSATDMRRGKKAYRSRFLRDVKFNIKKDEPILNKT; from the coding sequence ATGCAACGTGCTTTACATAAACACACAACCTATGAGCTGCCTTCTCTTGAGCGAGGAGCTTTACATTCGCTATATCAAAAAAGTAAAAAAGGAGAACTTCTGTGTCCTTATTGTCGTGAGCCTGTTCAATTACACGTGAACCTTCACGTGCCTCCTTCCTTTGTCCACCGAAAACCGAAGCAGGAATGTGAGGAAGCTGATGAACAAGCTCTCCATTCATCAGCTGAAAAGCCAACTATGAAGGAAGAAGAAACTCCGCTTCAAAACCAAGTGGGCGCTTTCTCTCTTCCTGTAAAAAAAACCATTACATCTTCTACTCGTCCTGAAACAAAAAAGCAAGCTTGCTGGAAACCGAGCCATTATTTTGCTAATTCACTTCCCTTTCATGCTACAACGAAAACTGTAAATTCGCGTTCTGAGAGTAAAGATCCGGTTCTTTTAAAGATTGAGCAAAAGGGAACACCGCTAAATCCACATCAGCAAGAGGCAGTGACGACTTTGGACGGGCCACTCCTGCTATTAGCTGGTGCCGGGAGCGGGAAGACACGGGTGCTTACCTCTAGAGCTGCTTATTTACTCAAAACAAAGCATGTAAAACCTGAGAATATGATGCTCGTCACGTTTACCCAAAAAGCGGCAGCTGAGATGAAAGACCGGCTAGAAACTCAGTTTGGGTTAGAACGCAGAACCATCCAGCGCCTTGTATCAGGTACGTTTCACAGCTTGTTTTATAAAATGCTGATGCACCATTCACCCGACCTCTGGAAGCCCGACCAATTACTTAAACACCAGTGGCAAAAGGAAAAAATCATTTTCTTTGCTTTACGGGAGCTATCCATTGATGAACGAGACTTTGCCATTGATGGCGCCTTATCTACCATTTCAGCTTGGAAAAATGATGGTAAAAACCCTAAAAACGTAGAGACAGCAGACCATTGGGAAAAACAAGTAAAAGACATCTTCAGAATTTACGAGCAGGAAAAGGCCGCCGCTGGGATGTTTGATTTCGATGATATGCTTCTTGGCTGCTATACAATGTTAACGGAGAATCCGAATTTACTCGCAAAGTACCAACAACGTTTTTCCCATTTTATGATCGATGAGTTTCAAGATATTAACCGCGTTCAATATGACATTATGAAACTTCTTGTTACTCCGCAAAACAATCTTTGTGTCGTTGGTGATGACGATCAATCGATTTACCGATTTCGTGGAAGCAACCCTATTTACATTTTGACGTTTAAAGATACGTTTCCTAATGCTCGGGTAATTCACCTTGAAAACAATTACCGTTCAGAACAAAACATTGTCGAACTTGCGAACGGACTTATTGCTCAAAACGAGGATCGTTACGAGAAAAAAATGGCTGCTACGATTGAAAATACGTCTTCTCCGACACTGCTTTTTCCATATGACGAAGAAGAAGAAGCGATCTATATTGTTGAGAATATCAAAAAGCAATTAAAAATGTCGTCGAAACCTGAAGACATCCTTATTCTTTATCGAACGCACGTGCAATCACGAGCCATTTTTGAACGGTTACTGGAAAGCGGCCTTCCATTTTCGATGGAACAAGGAAGCGATTCCTTTTACAATCGTTCTGTCGTCCGTAAAGCGCTCTCGTATTTGCGGTTATCTTTAAATGGGGATGATACAGAAGCGATGCAGGACTGGCTTAGGGTTATGTTTTTAAAGCAATCGATTTTGCTAGAGTTAAAAAGAGCTTCGATTATGTTTGATGAAACGATCCTTGAAGCAACAAAACGTTCTCAAGAGAGCATGACAAGCTTTCAGCGGAAAAAGCTTCTCAATACTCTCCCCCACTTTAAAAAATTAAAGGAGCTGAGCCCTCGTGAAGCTCTCCTCATTGCGCACGAAAAAATGGGGCTCGCTGATTACATTAAGAAAAACGGCAAGGAAGGCAACAAGATGGACCGAGGTTCAGACGACTTTCAAGAACTTCTATCAATCGCGTCTCATTATTCCACGGTTACCGAGTTTCTTTCGCATGTCGATCACATCCGCGCAAAAGTAAAGGTACAGCAAAAAGAAAATCAGCAAAAAGGGATTCAGCTAATGACGATCCACCGTGCTAAAGGACTTGAATTCCCGACTGTTTACATACTTGGCTGTAATGAAGGGACATTGCCTCATGAGCATACTCTTGAAAAACTGAGGGAAGGCGATGAAAGTTATCTAGAAGAAGAACGCCGGCTAATGTACGTCAGTGTGACTCGAGCCAAACGAGAGCTTTTCCTATCAGCTACAGACATGCGCCGCGGGAAAAAGGCGTACCGCTCACGGTTTCTTCGTGATGTTAAGTTCAACATAAAGAAAGATGAACCTATTTTAAATAAGACATAA
- a CDS encoding CgeB family protein gives MKIIYVASPSLKNAHRIDQGLISAFQEEGIEVFSLRLLPHCQSELFNIIEEKDPDFIFCLFMKAEWDGFFSFFDNVSIPTIAWFYEDPHTIDYSKRHIHYFHFVFSSEKNAVPFYRELGHQSTFYLPHAFDPSLYFYEQHDKSIYQSDLCLVGDADEKRVSYIRYLYEHSDWKITVVGRGWTEALKDVKPSPRMQRVNYWVPARVARLFYSNSRIVLNLPYSNKRKTENEANIPCDSPSPSLFEIAGCKAFQIAERKKGINEQFHSAKTIVQVNSKEECLAIASHYMNEHDKRKLMAEAAYNEVICRHTYRQRMKNLLIAFAKTQ, from the coding sequence ATGAAAATCATCTATGTTGCATCTCCTTCTTTGAAGAATGCGCACCGTATCGACCAAGGGCTTATTTCTGCTTTTCAAGAAGAAGGAATTGAAGTCTTTTCTCTTCGTTTACTACCTCATTGTCAATCAGAACTTTTTAATATAATAGAAGAAAAAGATCCCGACTTTATTTTCTGTCTGTTTATGAAAGCCGAATGGGACGGCTTTTTTTCTTTTTTTGATAACGTCTCTATTCCGACCATCGCCTGGTTCTATGAAGACCCTCACACGATAGATTATAGTAAACGACACATTCATTATTTTCATTTCGTCTTTTCATCAGAGAAAAATGCAGTGCCTTTCTATCGAGAGCTCGGTCATCAGAGTACTTTTTATCTCCCACATGCTTTTGATCCTTCTCTTTATTTTTATGAACAGCATGATAAATCAATCTACCAAAGTGACCTTTGTCTAGTAGGAGATGCAGATGAAAAAAGAGTCTCTTATATTCGCTACTTATACGAGCATTCCGATTGGAAAATAACTGTTGTCGGGCGAGGGTGGACCGAAGCATTAAAGGACGTTAAACCGTCTCCTAGAATGCAGCGGGTAAATTATTGGGTTCCTGCTCGCGTAGCCCGGCTTTTTTACTCTAACTCTCGTATCGTGTTAAATCTTCCGTATTCAAATAAAAGAAAAACCGAAAACGAGGCGAATATTCCATGCGATAGCCCCTCTCCGTCGCTTTTTGAAATCGCAGGATGTAAGGCTTTTCAAATTGCAGAGAGAAAAAAAGGAATAAATGAGCAATTCCACTCTGCAAAAACTATTGTTCAAGTCAACTCAAAAGAGGAGTGTCTAGCGATCGCCAGCCATTATATGAATGAACACGACAAACGGAAATTAATGGCGGAAGCCGCCTATAATGAAGTTATCTGCCGCCATACGTATCGTCAGCGTATGAAGAATTTGTTGATAGCTTTTGCTAAAACTCAATAA
- a CDS encoding DUF1360 domain-containing protein: protein MDFSWFLFLLLSFATFRLTHLIVYDQIMQRLRDHFLNLVDDENEPYYEPKGTGLRYLIGEIISCHWCTAVWSAIFLVLGLWLVPTVFYFVIVVLAVAGLGAIIQAVVVNYLY, encoded by the coding sequence ATGGATTTCAGTTGGTTTCTTTTTCTATTACTTTCCTTTGCAACGTTCCGTCTTACACACCTCATTGTGTACGACCAGATTATGCAGAGGTTGAGAGACCATTTTCTTAACCTCGTAGACGATGAAAACGAACCTTACTACGAGCCTAAAGGAACGGGCTTACGATATTTAATTGGTGAGATTATCAGTTGTCATTGGTGTACAGCAGTATGGTCGGCGATTTTTTTAGTATTAGGACTTTGGCTAGTACCAACCGTGTTTTATTTCGTTATTGTCGTGCTGGCTGTCGCCGGATTAGGAGCTATTATTCAAGCAGTCGTCGTGAATTATCTTTATTGA
- a CDS encoding CotS family spore coat protein, with the protein MSDQQITPWELDETTGEFFVPSYIEEMAQKVIDRYDMKVTSMEVITTKEDKGGLIWKIETNHGPRSLKILHRRPSRSLFSIYAQEYLVHEKKARIPEIIHSKDGLPYVEMGGKVWFVAEWIEPLTQVAQDLEGSKALCHAIGEFHTLSKGYTPPKGAENASRLYRWPRTYEKVVKKMSWFRNIAQYYHEMPASPTILSVLDRFEEQAKQSLDHLNQSAYDSLVSRGNKEWGLVHQDYGFSNGQMGADGMWIIDLDGVAYDIGIRDLRKLITGTMDDLGTWDVAWMRAMIEAYHETHPIEPDVYDLLLIDMSLPNEFYKNVKEMVYEPTLFMDGELDALCKRIAETDQTKWPAIEELRQMKGDILK; encoded by the coding sequence ATGTCCGACCAGCAAATAACTCCTTGGGAACTTGACGAAACAACAGGTGAGTTTTTTGTACCGTCATATATAGAAGAGATGGCGCAAAAGGTCATCGATCGTTACGATATGAAAGTAACATCGATGGAGGTAATCACAACGAAAGAAGATAAAGGCGGTCTCATCTGGAAAATCGAGACGAACCATGGGCCGAGAAGTTTAAAAATTTTACACCGGCGCCCGTCAAGAAGCCTATTTAGCATTTATGCACAAGAATATTTAGTCCACGAAAAGAAAGCTCGAATCCCGGAGATTATTCATTCTAAAGATGGATTACCGTATGTTGAAATGGGCGGTAAAGTGTGGTTTGTAGCGGAATGGATTGAACCCTTAACCCAAGTGGCCCAGGATCTTGAAGGATCGAAAGCACTCTGTCATGCCATCGGAGAATTTCACACGCTCTCAAAAGGGTACACCCCTCCTAAAGGAGCTGAGAATGCCAGCAGGCTATATCGTTGGCCAAGAACGTACGAAAAAGTCGTTAAAAAAATGAGTTGGTTTCGAAATATTGCTCAGTACTATCACGAGATGCCAGCAAGCCCGACGATTTTATCTGTTTTAGATCGTTTTGAGGAACAAGCAAAGCAATCCTTAGATCACTTAAACCAATCGGCTTATGACTCCCTCGTGAGCCGTGGAAATAAAGAATGGGGCCTCGTTCACCAAGACTACGGATTTTCAAATGGCCAAATGGGTGCTGACGGGATGTGGATCATAGACCTGGACGGTGTCGCTTATGACATCGGAATTCGTGATTTACGTAAACTAATTACCGGGACGATGGACGACTTAGGAACCTGGGATGTGGCATGGATGAGGGCCATGATTGAAGCCTATCACGAAACACACCCGATTGAGCCTGACGTTTATGATCTGCTGCTCATCGATATGTCTTTGCCAAATGAGTTTTATAAAAATGTTAAAGAAATGGTGTATGAACCAACGTTATTTATGGATGGCGAACTCGATGCACTTTGTAAACGCATTGCGGAAACCGACCAAACGAAGTGGCCTGCTATAGAAGAACTTCGCCAGATGAAAGGGGATATTCTAAAATGA